A DNA window from Candidatus Methylacidiphilales bacterium contains the following coding sequences:
- the frr gene encoding ribosome recycling factor, whose amino-acid sequence MAAADEVLMDCEEHMEKTVKKVQDDFSAVRTGKAAPQLVDSIRVDCYGTTMQMRELAGITCPEPRLIVIQPWDGSNVDPIRKALEVSNLGVTPQVDGKIIRIPIPELSEERRRDLIKVVKKISEDGRIAIRHNRREAMEAVKKMQKDGDLTEDDVKVAEKDIQKLTDDYTGKIDKMLESKEAELLKI is encoded by the coding sequence ATGGCCGCCGCTGATGAAGTTCTGATGGATTGCGAAGAACACATGGAGAAGACCGTCAAAAAGGTCCAGGACGATTTTTCTGCCGTGCGCACGGGCAAGGCCGCCCCCCAATTGGTCGATTCCATCCGCGTGGATTGTTACGGCACCACCATGCAGATGCGAGAATTGGCCGGCATCACCTGCCCGGAACCGCGACTGATCGTCATCCAGCCCTGGGATGGTTCGAACGTCGACCCCATCCGCAAAGCCCTGGAGGTTTCCAACCTCGGTGTCACCCCGCAGGTCGATGGCAAGATCATCCGCATCCCTATCCCCGAACTTTCCGAGGAGCGGCGCCGTGACCTGATCAAGGTGGTGAAGAAGATTTCCGAGGACGGACGCATCGCCATCCGCCACAACCGCCGTGAAGCCATGGAAGCGGTCAAGAAGATGCAAAAGGACGGCGACCTGACCGAAGACGACGTCAAGGTGGCGGAAAAAGACATCCAGAAGCTGACCGATGACTACACCGGCAAAATTGACAAGATGCTGGAGTCCAAAGAAGCCGAGTTGCTGAAGATCTGA